A stretch of DNA from Takifugu flavidus isolate HTHZ2018 chromosome 13, ASM371156v2, whole genome shotgun sequence:
CTTGTTTAAGGGTGCCGCCAAGTCTCTGTTATTTCCATGGAGgtaattttctccttttttgttcAACATCTAAATGTAGCCTTTGATTTTAGAGCATTGACGTCCAACAGGAGAAAccagaaacacatgaaaatTCATTAGCTTACGCAGGGAGACGGATCAAAATGAGGCTCAGAGGTCTTAACGACTGGTCCAACATCTGAACATGGTCCTGATGAGATGATGGTGGGATGTCCTcccagagctggaagagagaacAATAGGTGGGGCAGTCTGTCACAGAAATGTGTTCTTCATCCAGCAACTGTAGATACTCAAACTGAACCCTCACTGGCTCCCTCATGGACAGTTTGGACAGAATCATTACATGTGACCTGCTGGAGGATGTCTGTAGTGGACTTGTCCATCTTCTGGTGGACTGGCCCATCTCCTGGTGGACTGACCTATCTCCTGGTAGACTGGTCCGTCTCCTAGTGGATTGGTCTGTCTCCTAGTGTACTGGTTTGTCTCCTGGTATACTGGTCCATCTCCTGGTGTACTGGTCTATCTCCACATTGTTGTGTGGGCTGCAGAAACCTCATGCTGCCCCTGGTGTTGAGGGCGAAATGGCCTGTGTCCACCACCTTCAGATCCACGTGGTTGATCTAGGTTGTCTTGATAGTTGCCTttctttcagctgctgcctggctcaTTTGTACATCAGCAGGTGAAGCTGTTGTCTGGAAATGGACATTTTCAGATCCTGGAcatttgtttgatgtgtttatAAAAAGTAAACGAGTGTCACATTTCTTTTGTAGTTTAATTTTGGGTCAAATCTGTGTCTGACGTGTCTCTGAGGTTTTTCTCTCTCTAGTTTATGTTTGTTGTCACTGGTCCGCGTCTGTGGTTATACTGGTCACACCTGGCTGGCGTTGGTTTCCATCGTGGCTCTTTGTCCTGGTCCCCATttgatgttctttttttcaGAAAGCATGCCTTCTGCTCATCTCTGTCCTTCCCTCTCCTACCTATCACTGATCATGGATCTGCTCCCGCTGCAGGTGAGCCATACAGGAATGccctcattcatttacaagcaGAGCACTGTGGTTGGCTCACAGGCGGAGCACTCTGGGATGAGGACCTATTACTTCAGCGCCGATACCCAGGAGGACATGAACACATGGCTTAAGGCCATGAACGAAGCAGCGAAGATGCAGAACCGCAATGAGGCGACAATCAAGTGAGGACACACACTCTACCAGGGTAGAACTTTGGTCAGATTTTGATTTTGGATGTTCTTTTTCCAGCAGATCGTCGAACACCTTTGGCAGGCCCAACATGCTATCGCAGCACGCTGTCCCGCAGACCAACCATGTCAGCGCCAACACCATCAACACCCCACACTTGGAAAACACCAGACCCATCCATGAGGTTCTACTGGAGCCCATACAGCACGACAAAGTGGACTGCTGTAGCCTCCGCAAAGACTCTCCTGTGGCTGACATGTTTGAACAGCCCAGTGTCACCCTGGAAATGGACACCCACCTGTCCCTACCTACCACCTCTACACAGTCAGCCTTCCAACAGACCGACAGTTTATCCGTCTCGGCGCCTGTGTCGAGGATCCCGTCTCGGGCACCTTCTCGTGGTGCCTCTACACTGCCCTCTGGTGTTTGCTTGAGGAACGGCTTGGTGTCTGCGCCCAGCCCCATCCTGGAGCCCAATGGCATCGCAGCAGGGACCTATCAGAGGGGTCCCAATCTGGCCCCTGCTGactgtcagcagcagctgaagaggagAAGCACCCTGGACCAGGTGGAGCAATGGATCCAGGTCCAGAAGGCTGACAGCAGAGGGTGGTGCTCCTTCtttcatttgacatttttcatAGTTTTGAACAGATTTACAGTTTTcacaataaatattttgtaGTTCAAGAAGAATATATGTTTAAACAGTCTCTGCCTCTTACCCCATCTAGTGACAACACCCTCCCTCGTCGTACGCCACCAACGCAGCACAAGTTCACCACTCTGGACACATACCAAACTCCTCCGAGAACCCCTCGGCAGAGCCCCCCTCCTGCTAGACTCGGTGAGTACAAGTACGCCCAGGACCGCCTCAGCCATTTCCGCCTCACACCTGAACAGGGCGCCAGCGGCTCTAACACCGTCCTGCAGCTGTATGAGTGGCAGCAGCGTCATCAGTTCCGTCACGGAAGCCCCACGGCACCGCTCTATACTCCGGCGCCAGAGTACCCATTTGGACCCCGTCCTCCCGCCACcgtgcccccctcctcctcagccccTCGAATTGAAGGACAACCGCGCTGTGTTTCGGTACCGCCTTCCTCTGCAGACCACCCCCCGCCGGGACCTCCACCTGGGACCAGAACGCTCTCGCCCACCCGCAGGCCACACACCCCTGCTGAACGGCTGACGGTTCGGCCGGTGGAGGAGCGGACGGTGGTGGACCTGCCTTTCACTGTCTCACCCCGCAGGAGCAAATCTCAGCTGCTGAAGGTAAAATATGGATGACGGATTATTAAAGATTACTAAAGAATGGACAACTTTCTTTTACAGGGAAGGACACATTCTCTTCATCCATCCTCCTGTCCTTCCAtccacctgtctctctgccCCCATCTCTCTGTCCACCAGTCTCTCTTTCCCCCCATATCTGTCCACCTATCTCTTTGTCCACCTATCTCTCTGCCCCCCATCTCTCATTccacccacctctctctctccccacccGCGTCTCTCCACCCGTCTCTCTctatctgcctgtctctctgtccacctgtcttTCTGTCCACCCATGTCTCTGtccacccgtctctctgtcctcgtgtctgtctgtccacccgTCTTTCTCTACCTGCCTCTCTGTCCATGCATCTCTCTATCTACCTGTCTTTCTCCACCCGTGTCTCTGTCCATTCCTCTCtccccacctgtgtctctgtccaccGGTctctctgtccacctgtctgtctgttcacCCATCTCTCTGTCTACCTGTCTCTTCAGGGTATCTTTTCTCAGAGTCTCCGGGATGACTCATGTCTAGATCCCCACCCACTCTTCGTCCAACAGATGATAACTGTTTTTATCAAGGTTGTGTAAAAGCTTCTGTTGGTGAAAACAATTCTGGCCAATGGTGATGTGGACTCGCTGTGTGTTGAAGCTCCTCCCACTGAGACCTGTCTGTTTTCAGGCCACGACGCTTGAGAGACACTCGATGCCATCTGGTTACATCACACACACCGTCAGTGCTCCCAGCCTCCATGGTAAAACGGTACGTCAGCACTGAACCACCCGAAGGCTGAAATCTGCTTTGGGGCGTATGCGTAAACCTCTTCAGGCGTCAGTCGGAGCAGAGGCTTTTGTGTGAATGGACCCTTGCAGGACGTTTCCTGTGCTGCTTCACTCTCTCATCAGCTCGCTCTCATCCTCTTGAGTTGACTTGATCATCTTTGTATCTGCCTGGTTTTGATTCGCACCTTCTGGTGCCTCACAGCCGGAGGAGCTGACCCTGCTGCTCATTCAGTTGCGGCGCCATCGGGCCAAGATGGCCTCTGCACGGCAGGAAATGTTAGCCCAGCTGGGGAAGTTTGACCCCACCGAAGAACCTTACCACCATGTTCCCAGCGACACCACTGCTAGCAGCCCCTTCCTCTGCTCCGCCCCTTCTTCTGTGTCCCATCTCAGCCGGCTGGGCCCATCTTCTCCCCTTCGATCTTTTAACACCAAGGTGGGGGCCTGCCTCTCCGCCCACTGCTCATTTTATCATTGGTTGATTGAGGTTGCCACTCAGTTTTAAACATGTATTCCAGTAAGATGGTTAAATTAGATGACTTTTAAGACATTGTTCTTGGTTCTCTGAGAATAAACCCCACAATAATTCTGGTTctgtgtgacagcgcccccttcaggagcactttaaacatttctgAACTCTGAGGTCATCATCCAGCATCTCTGGGTGTTTACACTCACTGAATGTTTTCACTATGGGAGCCAatgaggttctctcaagctcgccacttcctgttgagccTTTACTCCGGTATGGAGTCAAACTTCTACCCAAAAGCATGGGTGAACCAGTGGCAACCTCCAGCCATCAGTCTCCGTCTTCCTGTGGTTTTGTCCGTCTGTGAGCCCGGCTGCCAACATAGAACCACCAGCCTTTCTTCatgtgctgttgttgctgttccGTTTCCCTCTCGTGCTAAACGCCATCTGCAGGAATGAGGCGCACGGCCACCTGTGGGTGTGTTGCTCGATTTAGTCTTCTGATTGGTGAATCTGAGTCTGCTTTCTGTCATGTGAGCTGAATTACGGCTCTAAGAAGATGATGGACTGTCACTGTTTCTATGCGACTGCTGGTTCTGATGCATGTTGGCGTTAAGCTTGAGGATGTTTCTGTCCTCTTGCAGGCTGATGACACCTACATGCAGCTGAAGAAGGACTTGGAGTATCTCGACCTGAAGGTGAGACTTCAGTTTGTCTTGCCGGTGTCTCACCATTGTCTCACTGCTGCTGGACTGTAGAATTAACAGAGATGTTCTCACACACTAAAAACCAAACAACCGCTGATTTCTAACTGCggctctcttcttctgttgaCTCTGACTCTTAGATCAGAGCTCTAGAGCCCCTGATCGTGGTGGTTCACAGTTTGCTACTGCACTGCACTGCTGGGCCTCTCAGGCCTGTCATGAATGTAAGCCGCatgtgtgcgtacgtgcgtgtcCCCTGAATGTTACAGATAACGTGTAGCACATCTGTGGTCATGCACGTGGCTCAGACTGCATGTGTGTTGTCTGTATGAGTTCTGGAAAATCATCCCATTTCTTCCAGCACGGCAGTAAAGACAGTCTTATCTCCATGGCAATGCTGATGTTCATGGGGGGCTCGGCAGTGCATGTGTAGTGGCTGTAGTCAGGTGGTTGAAAAGCCAGCAGCTTCTACCATTGTCTCTGAAACGCTGCACCAAGAACATGACATCACCTTTAAAAGTTCAAGCCGCTGAAATCTGAATTTGTCACTGTGACTCTGGCCTTTGACTTGCCCTCAGACCTGACCTTTGCCTTGTCTTCAGACCTCTGACCTAACCTTTGACTTGacctctgctgcaccaggaagagaaaacagtTGTGTTCAGAGGAGACGTCAGACCAGAACTCTGAAGTCCATTTGTCCTCGTGTCCATTACCATTTCATTCTTTATGGCACTGGCTGAGTTTCTGTGCCAAAGCTGCTTGTGTTGTCACCTTGACCAACGACTACACAGGCCATCACACTTGCAGCCTCAGCTCTTGGATTGTGCACGAAAAAAATTGAAAGTGGTGtatttctgtctgcaggtagCAGGAACTCAGGTTCTGAAGGAGGCGGGGAAACCTGTAAGAGTTGCAGAAAGTGATGTGGACGTGAGTCCTTCAATGTCTTTCACATGTCCTTCACATGTTGACCTCAATATGATGCTCATGGCCTTTCAAATCCCACCAAAACTCAAAttacctttattttcattttgtgaaCTGTTGCTGGAGATGTTCTTGACATGTTTCCAAATgtttggtcacatgacaaacTGCTGATCCTGCTGTCACATCTGAGCTTCAGCATGATAAATTAGCACAGATTAATTAGGAGAGATTACAGATGGTAATTAACCTTTTAGGTTGGGTCTCACCCCCGTAATGAACTCAGTCACAGCAGTAAATGGGGGGCTGTGACACTTCAAATTAGGGTCAGACATCTTCAAACAGACACGCTCAGGTGCAAACACACTTGTGGCGCAACAAACGCGATCAGATCTGAACCTCTGTGTCCCCCTACAGGTCAAGTTGAGCCGCTTGTGTGAGCAGGACAAGATCCTGAAGGACCTGGAGCTCAAGATCAGCTCCCTGAAGGAGGACAAGGTAAGTTTTTGAATTGATGCGATTCAAGTATGAGGGACAGCTTAGGTGGACTAACTGCTGGTCCTTTTGTCTCCTGGGTGACTCCACCCCTTTAGGACAAGCTGGAGCGTGTGCTGGATTTATCCCGCCAGCAGATGGAGCAATACAGAGAGCAGCTGGGCCACAGCCAGAAGATAGCCTaccagcagaggctgctgcaggaagatcTCGTAGCCATCAGGGCCCAAATATCACGTGTATCCACGGTATGAACACTAATTAACTTGATTGATAATCGGCATCTGTTCTGGAAGTAAGTACAGCAGCATTGTGTTCTTGTGCTCTTGTAAACCTCACACAGGAGATGACGCTGGCCTGGAACGAGTACAGCAGACTGGAGAGAtctgtggagcagctgagagcagctctgcagaccCAGTTGAACCACAGCGCCGCCCTTCAGGTGAGATCTGGTACTGCAGTCGTGAAACGCTGCGGCTGCTGATTTCAGGCATTCTGAGTGAACACATGAGTCACGTTGTCATCTGCAGAAGAGCGAGCTGAAGCGTGAGCTGTGGCGGATCGAGGACGTGTTGGCCGGACTGAGCGCCAGCAAAGCCAACTACAGGATCACCATTGACTCTGTTCAGAACCCAGGTTGGTTTCTCCGGTACGCAATGCTCAGTCATCAGGTCAACATGTTTTTAGAAGTTGGAGGTCATCATCGTGAATGTAGGGGTCTCTGGGTTTGGTGCATTAACCCTGTTAACCACAGTCTTGTCCAGAAGTGATCTAGAGGCGGGGCCACAGCAATAAGACCCGGCCAACACATCAGTGATCACACGTCTGTTGTAGCTCGATGACGTCTCGCATGGCTTTGTCCAACAGAGAGGAAATTTGTGCCTTCGATGTCTGACCTGACCGTGCCTTCTCAGAGCGTGGAGGTCCAACCTCCACTTTGCACCTCCGACTTTCTGTCCACTCACCACAGCAGTGCTGTGATGACAGTGGTGAGTTTCTTTACTCTCTTGAAGGACAGTTCTTGTTTCTATTAACAGACGGTTTCTTTCCAAACACTCCTCAGTCCGAGGATATAGCCCCGCCCAGGCCACCACTGCCTCGTTTCTATGACTACGGTGATATGCCCCCTGCAGTCCCACCCCTCCCCAAAGAGGCCTCAGTCATTCGTCACACGTCGGTGCGAGGGCTGAAACGCCAgtcagatgagaggaggagggaccGGGAGAGCGGGCAGTACGTTGCTAATGGAGACGCTAAGGTTTGATGGTCTTCAGTCGAACGTTGAGACGTTTTATCAAATAGAATCTGAACCTGTTTGTGGTTTTAGTCGGAGCTGCGATCTTACCTTAGTGAACCCGAGCTGCCAGGAAAGATCCACCACAACACCGACACGGAGTACCAGCATTTACAGAGCAAAGGTCAGAAGAGAACAGGAAGTATAACCAACACGGATGTTTTTATATGTCAGTGTGTTCAATaggattttattgttgacataTAAGGATATTATTCTGATACAAAATGTGTTGCTGATTCTTTTTTCAATTCAGCTTCGTTTTCTGAGGAGCGTCAgtccacctctgtctcctcttaCGTCACACTGAGGAGAGGTCCAGGAAACTCTGCCTCCAGGGTAtgtccaaacaggaagtcagctcTGGATTTGCTGCAGAATTTTGAATTTTGTTTATTGTTGGTCTTGCTAAGGACAAAACatcctgttttgtttctttgttttctcctgtcCTCATACAGGAACGACCTCACAGTGCTTTAGATCTTCAGCTTTCCTCAAGTGAAGGTCTGCAGCCTCGAGGCCGCATGAcggcagaggagcagctggagcggATGAAgcgccaccagagggcgcttgTTCGCGAGCGTAAGAGGAACTTGAGCCAGGGTGACCACTCCTGCCtgtccacctccaccagccggcgctcctcctcttcctccagactgCCCTCGAGCACTTCTGACCCTCCGGTGGCTGTACGttaccccacccccccacgtaGCAGCAGTCATCACAGGGAGCAACACCTACACCGCCACTGCTGCTACGCAACAATCCAGCCCCCAGATACATAATCAGCTAGCAgggatgctaacatgctaactgtAATTCTGTCTTATGTGTGTATTGAATGGTTGTTAATGTTAGCACTAACAAACTAAAGACTGTGGCAGGTCGGCTAGCTGGTAACGCTTTTGTAATATTGCCAGATACAAACGAGCACAGACGAATGCTGGGAATTCTTGGATGGTTTGGACTTGGTCTTGTCTCTTAAAGGGCAAGGACACACCAACCCCGTTTGAGCCAAATTACGTTAAACACAGGTGTATTTATACCTCTTGGAAAGACCACAGCTGACCTAATCTGCACCCACTCCGCAGGAGTAGGTGGGGCTAACCTGGGTTCATACTCCAGAAAAGGGAATTGCTAATCAAAAGCAGGAATTAGATAAGATTCCAGAAATATGAGGTGCTATCAGTGACTGTTTTGTCCTCTTGATGTCACTGTTTACCTGATTTTATTGCTCCTAAAGAGGCTAATTGCTAACGCCAATGAACCAGGCTCCGCCTGATTGGGTGGGCGTGTCCCTGCCCTGAATGTCTGTGGGTGTCTGTGACAACACCGCCCTCTGGGGGGCCCTCACTGACACAATTCTGAATGTAAACCAAAACGGAAGGGCCCACAGATGTACATCTGGTGTAAGTgtacaattttatttatttactgaggGATATTTTCAGTACACAATTGTACAGATATATTTTGTAGAGTTTCTGtattcagaggaaaaaggaacaTTCAGGttgatgaaatgaaagaagCTGAAAATCATGatcatttctcattttcttctcatttcatGTACTCATTCGTTTACAAATGAGAAGTGCCTTGGTTTATGATTAATTTATTCTTTGTTCCAAGCTGACATTAATCACTTCCACAGTGAAAGCTGTTCTTTAACAGCAGATCTCATTTTTAACTGAATTCTTTGACATTTGTTGCCGAATGAGAAAGGCTTCCTgttctcttttgtgttttcaggacagactgctaatgatgctaaccTGCACAGCTAAAAGAGTAATGGTTTGAAATGTCAGTCTTCCAAGAAGACAAACTCATGACTGCTGTGATTAGACTACACTTCCCAGAATTCCCTGAGTTGCTTTTGCCAcatgtaaatgtagttttcacCAGCATATAGATGCGTTTACATGGTTTTAAATGTGAGCTTTGGCCTTCCACCGAGTATGATTGTGGATTTTTAAGGCAGAAAATCAGATGTGAAGTTTGAAGAAAGTGTAGATTTGAAGTCTTTACTGTTCCTCTGGTTCTCTTGATTTCTGCATTGCAAATAATCAAGACAGATACAGGAGATGCAATAAAGAGCAGTGGATGACTTCATCACGGGCTTTATTTTAGAAGGAGCTCTAGATTTCGAGAAAACAGATTAAGGCTAATCTGAGATTTGAGACATTTGTGGAAGGTTGAGACCTTCCACAACTGGTAGAAACAGAAGGTTGAtttagtttttcatttttcctggAGCAAAAGTCACTTTTGAAGATTTGTGGTTGTAGAACTGGTTCTCGTGATGCCCCCATATTTCTTCAGAACTAAGATAACAAAATAGTtttggagagaaaaagaagTAAAGTAGAAAAAATGATTACCTAAATCAATGAGATGATTTGCACATGTAGATAATTTAATCTGGACAATAAAGACTTTCTGTTTGTGAAagcttctctctgctcttttctaacctgggtggatggatgttgggtagatggatggatgacgggtGTTTCTCTGATTCACATCAAGGCCGCTATCCTCCaatcagctcctgctgctggatttaCAGGATGCCTGCATGGCTTTGGTGAATGATTACTCACAAGTAACaagcacactcacacatgcaagcACAACTTTATCTAAAGTGAACAGTTTAGTGTTTGTCTTCCTCGAGCTGCagcacactgagctgcaggtgcatcatttcagtttttaaatgttatttttatattCTGATTTTGATCGTTTTAACATCAGGACATGGAGTCAACACAAGCTCTGCAAACTGTTATGAAAAGTCAGTCTTCTGAAATTATGTCATTGATCTAAAGATTCCTGGGAATATTATACTATATTACACTTCAACTGTGTAAAATTGTGCAGGTGCTGTTTCTGTTATAAATGAAAAGTCGTTTTCAGGAAGAACCAATAAAATCACAGAATCATGGCATCTCTGCCCCTCTGCAGGTGTTTGATTTGCAGGAGCATTTCTGGGTGGATGGACACATTGAAGAAGGCTGGAATGTAGCAAGTGGGAGGGGCCAGCCAAAGGCCCCTCCCACTCATCTACGAGAGATGGACTTGGAGCCTGTGGACTATGACCTGGACATCAGCCGAGAGGTAGAACCTCAGTTAGAAGAAGAGTAGCTGCTGAGGAGGCTATTGTAACTGACTTGTGTTCCCCACGTGCAGCTTTCCAAACCACAGAAGGTTCCCATCCCAGAGCGTTACATCGAGTCCGACTCTGAGGAGCCCCCGAGTCCAGAGGAGTTGGAGAAACGCTGGCAACGCACTGAGCGCATCAAAAACCTCCTGGCCAGATCCAGGTAACAGGTTACTTTTACTGAGTTCTGCTGGGTTCTTCGACACTAACTGCGGTTCTGCCCACCCCACTTTCTTCATCAGTGTTCAGAACCTTCAACCTTGTGCAACGCTGGACTTCTCCGAGCTTTGTTTGGttcttcagcagcaggaaagGATCATGAACGTGTCTCAGGTTCTGGCTTCAGAGGCCTCACAGAAGAGCAAACTGGTGGCAGGTCGGTTCCACAATTCATCAATATGATCAAAATAATCAACGCAATTACACACGTTAACCCGACCGAGGACCCAGACCCGAGTCTCTTCCGGGTCACCTTCAACATATTTGAAGTACATGAAGGtaaaacttcctgttttggttGGAGTCAGTTAACGAAGCTCAGTTTGATCCCAGAGCTTTGATCTAGAGGTCGATAAATTATTTGTGAGTaaacccagcagggggcacctCGTGGCTCTGCTGGATGTGGTCTCAACTAACTGGATCTTCCAGGAATAAACAGCTCCTTTTTAATTTTCGAAGATCGACGTTCAAGTAGAGTATAAAAAGGAGGAATGAGCAATAGATCAGAtaaaaaatggtgttttctcGCCTTCAGCCAAAGCTACTGCGGAACACTGAGTCTCAGAACCACCGTGGAACCAGAGGCACCTCCTCATCCCCCAGCTTCTGCAGAACTTCaaatcttttaattttttggtAAATCATGAATAAAAAGTTCTGGTACTTGTCTGTTTTTGGAATGTTCATaaatcacaaaataaaaccTAATAAAGTccattatttcctttatttgagTGTAAATAATCCTAAATACTGATTTTAGACCTTGAACAGAAATGTGAAGATCCGAATTAGATCTGTTGATCAGACGGTTGAACATCAAACTACATGTGGAGGGAGCGTCTCCGTGGTAACATGGAGatttatgtttaaaaatgtcccAAAAGAAAGGCATCTGCATGCAGAGCAGAAAGCATGTGTAGGTACACTGATAGAATCACATTTGGTTCTGAGACCGATGATTGATTTAAAGTTCTGTACAGACAAATTAATAAATGTACAAATGTGGCATTTGTGAAAAAACTGCCTGCTTACAAACATCTATGTTGACTTGACAAAGGTCATTTTGTACGTGTGTTTATGGTTGTGGGTTCCTCTGTCGGCGCTGGCTTCACTCTGCTTTGAGCTTTGCTCTGAGCTCTTGTCctctgcttttgggtcctgctCGTTATCCTGAGGTTCTGTCGCAGACAGTTTGGGCTCGGCTGCTTCGGGCTGAGTGGTGGGTGGGTCTGGAACCGGTTCCGGCTGCAGAAAGATACAAACGCTTCACCATCACCATTTTAACgaaacaaaacagaagacagaggaaaATTTCAGTGTGTCGAGACATCCAGACAGACGGTTCCACACCTCCATCAGGGTTCAGCCCAGCAGCCATTACTGCTGGACCCAGTCTGATTCAGCTCTAGTCACAGAGATCTTCACTTTTGTACTTTACTTGTTGTAAAGTGGGGATGATCTCATTCCTGATGCCTCACCTCGCTGAAACCCAGTCCACAGTGTCTCCGGTTCCGGCCCGAGAGCTTTCCTTCCATGCCCTGCTGGTATTGCATCTCCAGCTCCTCGTTGATCTTCTCATCCTCCGTTCCTGAAGAATAAACAGCGTCACAGCGGGAACGCCAGCCGCCTCATTTCTGTCCTCACATGGACAGATCTGAGCGGCCGGCGTGGAGCAGAGAGGCTGTGTTAATCGCACTGGACATAACCGTTGTGGGTAACAGGCAAAAGAGCTGTAGCCTTAAAAAATCTCTGCTGGAGGCCTCACCACTGCGGACATGCGACGTTGACTTGTGGTCACCGATAACGAGGCGTCCTGTGTGTTCCTTCTGGAAGAAATGGAAACATGACAGTTGTTGGATTCTGGTTTCATGGACTTCACATTCAGACTGTCTTTTTCCAGACTCACCTTCCCTGCGCCCATCAGACGTAGAAACTTTTGCTTCCTTTCATCACTTCCTAGATCTGCCGATGACCAATTTGTAGATCCATCCTACAAAAAAATCGGTGGTCATGTCCAATTCATCAGAAACACCCTGTTCTGGACAATTAAAGGCTCTCGATCATTAACTTTCCAAGTTAATGGTTCCTATTtcaaatcaaagagaaaaatcgACCTCACAATGGTCTCATTTCAACCAGCTTCACGATGATAAATTGCCTTTAATTGTAACTTATATCATGCGTCAAAGGGCAAGGTCTGAAACCTGGTTTACGCAGGTTAACCGCGTTTCAAGCTGCAAACACTTGATGTTTATACCAAGACTCAAATGACAAACTGGTGAATAAATAGAGCGCATGACGTGGTTTACTTGATTCTATGTTTTCTTTCAGAGTTACTGCATGTTAGAAACGAGTAATCATGCTGAACCTGTTAGCCAGCGAGTTAATGGTAATGTAAATTCTCCTTAAATAAAGCAGTGCGTAGATCTTCTAGGTCGTCTTACGTCACTCGGAGATGCGGCTCTTTTAGTTCCGTGTTTGTTCTCCGAAGAACTCATTCTGGACCAAATATATTTCGTTAATTTTGCAAACCAAACAGAAGCTAATTGGTTTTGTCAACAAACGAACGACTCACTACTTCCGGTGTTTTCTTCGTTAGTTTTGGTAACTATTTGTTCTCTGTCGCCCCTGGCGGTTTGCCGTAACATGCCATCAATTTCTGCTAAGCGAACGTTGACACGTTCAGCTAAAACATCCAACGCaatttaaaaagctaaaataaagaaacatAATTTACCGGCATTTCGTGATTTGAAGCCTCCATCCCGATGAGTTTCAGGCGTTTTTTGGCATCTTTTTTATCTGGCGTTGACTTCTTACTGGTCAATTATCCATTGATCAATGAAtggtaacaacaacaacaataataaaagtaCAACCATCACTGGCTAAAATTACCATTTGAATATTTACTTTGCTGATTTCGTTAATCCAaattattattgtaattgttatta
This window harbors:
- the c13h11orf58 gene encoding small acidic protein, which produces MSSSENKHGTKRAASPSDDGSTNWSSADLGSDERKQKFLRLMGAGKKEHTGRLVIGDHKSTSHVRSGTEDEKINEELEMQYQQGMEGKLSGRNRRHCGLGFSEPEPVPDPPTTQPEAAEPKLSATEPQDNEQDPKAEDKSSEQSSKQSEASADRGTHNHKHTYKMTFVKST